From Variovorax sp. PMC12, the proteins below share one genomic window:
- a CDS encoding urease subunit beta yields the protein MTPGELLTDDGEHTLNPGRRTLTLVVQNTADRPIQVGSHYHFAETNGALGFDRDAARGMRLNIASGAAVRFEPGQQRTVELVDFSGDRIVYGFRGLVQGKL from the coding sequence ATGACCCCCGGCGAACTCCTCACCGACGACGGCGAGCACACGCTCAACCCCGGCCGACGCACCCTCACGCTGGTGGTGCAGAACACCGCCGACCGGCCGATCCAGGTCGGCTCGCACTATCACTTCGCCGAGACCAACGGCGCGCTCGGCTTCGACCGCGACGCCGCGCGCGGCATGCGGCTGAACATCGCCTCGGGCGCCGCGGTGCGCTTCGAGCCGGGGCAGCAGCGCACGGTCGAACTGGTCGATTTTTCGGGCGATCGCATCGTCTACGGCTTTCGCGGCCTGGTTCAAGGGAAACTCTGA
- the ureC gene encoding urease subunit alpha, whose protein sequence is MATIGRRAYAEIFGPTVGDRVRLADTDLLIEVEADYTLRAGGYGEEVKFGGGKTIRDGMAQSQRTRAQGAVDTVLTNALILDHWGIVKADIGLKDGRIAAIGKAGNPDVQPGVDIVIGPGTEIISCEGNIVTAGGIDSHIHFICPQQIEEALSSGVTTMLGGGTGPATGTFATTSTPGPWHIERMLQAADAFPMNLGFLGKGNASLPGALHEQIEAGVIGLKLHEDWGTTPAAISNCLDVADATDTQVAIHSDTLNESGFVENTIAAVGGRAICAFHTEGAGGGHAPDILRVVGEANFLPSSTNPTMPYTVNTLDEHVDMLMVCHHLDAGIAEDLAFAESRIRKETIAAEDVLHDLGAISMFSSDSQAMGRVGEVIIRTWQTAHKMKLQRGSLPEDSERNDNFRAKRYVAKYTINPAIAHGIAHEVGSLEVGKWADIVVWKPAFFGVKPFTILKGGTIAMAAMGDPNASIPTPQPVHFRPMFGAYGGSLARSSLTFVSQAGLASGIKERYGLSKHLSAVKNIRNVRKQDLIHNGYTPKMEIDAQTYAVRADGHLLTCEPAKLLPMAQRYFLF, encoded by the coding sequence ATGGCGACCATTGGAAGGCGTGCCTACGCCGAAATCTTCGGCCCCACCGTGGGCGACCGCGTCCGTCTTGCAGACACCGACCTGCTGATCGAAGTCGAGGCCGACTACACGCTGCGCGCGGGCGGCTACGGCGAGGAAGTGAAGTTCGGCGGCGGCAAGACCATTCGCGACGGCATGGCGCAGTCGCAGCGCACCAGGGCGCAGGGCGCCGTCGACACGGTGCTCACCAACGCGCTCATCCTCGACCACTGGGGCATCGTCAAGGCCGACATCGGCCTGAAGGACGGCCGCATCGCCGCCATCGGCAAGGCCGGCAACCCCGACGTGCAGCCGGGCGTGGACATCGTCATCGGCCCGGGCACCGAGATCATCAGCTGCGAAGGCAACATCGTCACCGCCGGCGGCATCGACAGCCACATCCACTTTATCTGCCCGCAGCAGATCGAAGAAGCGCTGTCTTCCGGCGTGACCACCATGCTCGGCGGCGGCACCGGCCCCGCCACCGGCACCTTCGCGACCACCTCCACGCCCGGGCCCTGGCACATCGAGCGCATGCTGCAGGCGGCAGACGCCTTCCCGATGAACCTGGGCTTCCTCGGCAAGGGCAACGCCAGCCTGCCGGGCGCGCTGCATGAGCAGATCGAGGCAGGCGTCATCGGCCTGAAGCTGCATGAAGACTGGGGCACCACGCCCGCTGCCATCAGCAACTGCCTGGACGTGGCCGACGCCACCGACACGCAGGTGGCCATCCACAGCGACACGCTCAACGAATCGGGCTTCGTCGAGAACACCATCGCCGCCGTGGGCGGGCGCGCCATCTGCGCATTCCACACCGAAGGCGCGGGCGGCGGCCATGCGCCCGACATCCTGCGCGTGGTGGGCGAGGCCAACTTCCTGCCCTCTTCCACCAACCCCACGATGCCCTACACCGTGAACACGCTCGACGAACACGTCGACATGCTCATGGTGTGCCACCACCTGGACGCCGGCATCGCCGAGGACCTGGCCTTTGCCGAGTCGCGCATCCGCAAGGAGACCATCGCCGCCGAGGACGTGCTGCACGACCTCGGCGCCATCAGCATGTTCAGCTCCGACAGCCAGGCCATGGGCCGCGTCGGCGAGGTCATCATCCGCACCTGGCAGACCGCGCACAAGATGAAGCTGCAGCGTGGCAGCCTGCCGGAAGACAGCGAGCGCAACGACAACTTCCGCGCGAAGCGCTACGTCGCCAAGTACACGATCAACCCCGCCATCGCGCACGGCATCGCGCACGAGGTGGGTTCGCTCGAAGTCGGCAAGTGGGCCGACATCGTGGTCTGGAAGCCGGCCTTCTTCGGCGTGAAGCCCTTCACCATCCTGAAGGGCGGCACCATCGCGATGGCGGCCATGGGCGACCCGAACGCATCCATTCCCACGCCGCAGCCGGTGCACTTCCGCCCGATGTTCGGCGCCTACGGCGGCTCGCTCGCCAGGAGCTCGCTCACTTTCGTCTCGCAGGCCGGGCTGGCCTCGGGCATCAAGGAGCGCTACGGCCTGAGCAAGCACCTGAGCGCGGTGAAGAACATCCGCAACGTGCGCAAGCAGGACCTGATCCACAACGGCTACACGCCGAAGATGGAGATCGACGCGCAGACCTATGCGGTGCGCGCCGACGGGCATCTGCTGACCTGCGAGCCGGCGAAGCTGCTGCCTATGGCGCAGCGGTATTTCCTGTTTTGA
- a CDS encoding HupE/UreJ family protein, whose translation MRYNISRTLALAALLLPLAASAHTGVDGGMHHGFATGFLHPLTGADHLAAMVAVGFWSALAARRAWPDLLWAPLAFAGMLLVGALMGLAGVQLPAVEPMIAASLLVLGLLVATRVRLPAVVAMGVVGVFAVFHGVAHGYELASEEGAALTLAGMVSATVLLHVAGIAAGWALRHANAWLPRVAGAAVLGLGATLLAQAI comes from the coding sequence ATGCGCTACAACATTTCCAGAACCCTTGCCCTCGCCGCCTTGCTGCTGCCGCTTGCGGCCAGCGCCCACACCGGCGTCGACGGCGGCATGCATCACGGCTTCGCCACCGGTTTCCTGCACCCGCTGACCGGCGCCGACCACCTGGCCGCGATGGTCGCGGTCGGCTTCTGGAGCGCCCTGGCCGCGCGTCGCGCCTGGCCCGACCTGCTCTGGGCGCCGCTGGCCTTCGCGGGCATGCTGCTGGTGGGCGCGCTGATGGGCCTGGCCGGCGTGCAGCTGCCGGCGGTCGAGCCGATGATCGCGGCCTCGCTGCTGGTGCTGGGCCTGCTGGTGGCCACGCGCGTGCGCCTGCCGGCGGTGGTGGCCATGGGCGTGGTCGGCGTGTTCGCCGTCTTCCACGGCGTGGCCCACGGTTACGAGCTCGCGAGCGAAGAAGGCGCCGCCCTCACGCTGGCCGGCATGGTCAGCGCCACGGTGCTGCTGCACGTGGCGGGCATCGCGGCGGGCTGGGCGCTGCGCCATGCCAACGCATGGCTGCCGCGCGTGGCAGGCGCCGCGGTGCTCGGCCTGGGCGCGACGCTGCTGGCGCAAGCCATCTGA
- a CDS encoding urease subunit gamma has protein sequence MELTPREKDKLLIFTAALLAERRKARGLKLNYPEAIALISAAVMEGARDGKSVAELMSDGRSVLTRADVMDGIAEMIPDIQIEATFPDGTKLVTVHQPIV, from the coding sequence ATGGAACTGACCCCGCGCGAAAAAGACAAGCTGCTGATCTTCACCGCGGCGCTGCTCGCCGAACGCCGCAAGGCGCGCGGCCTGAAGCTGAACTACCCCGAAGCCATCGCCCTGATCTCCGCCGCCGTGATGGAAGGCGCGCGCGACGGCAAGAGCGTCGCCGAACTCATGAGCGACGGGCGCAGCGTGCTGACCCGCGCCGACGTGATGGACGGCATCGCCGAGATGATCCCGGACATCCAGATCGAAGCCACCTTCCCCGACGGCACCAAGCTCGTGACCGTCCACCAGCCCATCGTCTGA
- the ureE gene encoding urease accessory protein UreE, whose protein sequence is MLTANKLMPQGRGLAPVLLKRAATIELDWDVRQKSRFDATDSQGRQIGVFLPRGTAVRGGDVLVAEDGSLVRVIAAPQPVLRITHCTAHGTPFDLTRAAYHLGNRHVPIELKPDHLKIEPDHVLADMLRSMHLIVVAVEEAFEPEGGAYGSHEHSHGGGHSHDHDHDHDHDHGHAHGSSKGPKPLVLAPELLDEHSHDRDHGHHGHSH, encoded by the coding sequence ATGCTCACCGCCAACAAACTCATGCCCCAGGGCCGCGGCCTCGCGCCCGTGCTGCTCAAGCGCGCCGCCACCATCGAGCTCGACTGGGACGTCCGCCAGAAGAGCCGCTTCGACGCCACCGATTCGCAGGGCCGCCAGATCGGCGTGTTCCTGCCGCGCGGCACGGCGGTGCGGGGCGGCGATGTGCTGGTGGCCGAAGACGGCTCCCTGGTTCGCGTGATCGCGGCGCCGCAGCCGGTGCTGCGCATCACGCACTGCACTGCCCACGGCACGCCCTTCGACCTGACGCGCGCGGCCTATCACCTGGGCAACCGGCATGTGCCGATCGAGCTCAAGCCCGATCACCTGAAGATCGAGCCCGACCATGTGCTGGCCGACATGTTGCGGTCGATGCACCTGATCGTCGTGGCGGTGGAGGAGGCGTTCGAGCCCGAAGGCGGGGCCTATGGATCGCACGAGCATTCGCATGGTGGCGGCCACAGCCATGACCATGACCATGACCATGACCATGATCACGGCCACGCTCATGGCAGCAGCAAAGGCCCGAAGCCGCTGGTGCTCGCGCCCGAACTGCTCGACGAGCACTCGCACGATCGTGACCACGGGCATCACGGCCACTCGCACTGA